Sequence from the Saccharopolyspora pogona genome:
CAGCGCACCGCCGGGCTGACCGACCGTGTCGGCAAACTGCGAAATACGGATCAATTTTGCTTGAATTGCATGCAAGTTGTCGGCGTCGATGAATCCGCAAGAGCAACAAGGGTAAACTTCGGTGCCCGTCCGGGCGGGTCGACTGCGGCTCGTGCTGGGAAGTGCGCGGCTTCGGTGCCTCCGCGCGCTAGCAGTCCGCACCTAGGGAACACCGGTACGGGACGCGGTCACGGGCGATTCGGGGGCTCGTGACCGCGATCTCGTACTTTATCCAGTCCGGAGTGACGCCGGTGGCCTGACCCGGTCTTTGCTTTTTGCATGGGGGGCCTTATACTTAGGCGGTAATTGTTGGCGGTGCGGTAGGCACTAGCGGTTTGAGGGGCGGAAGCGGTGAAGACGGGAACAATCGTGAAATACGACGGGACCAGAGGATTCGGTTTCATCGAACCGGATGCTGGCGGTGAGGACGTGTTCCTGCATGCGTCCATCCTGGACGAACAACTGAAGCAGGTCCTCCAAGGTGGCATGCGGGTGCAGTTCGAGGAAGCCTCCAGCAACCAGGGCACGAAGGCCGTGGCTGTGCGGTTGCTCGGTGCGGTTTCGCAAACACCGGCGGCGCAGGTCCTGGGCGTGAAACAGGAACGTGACGACGAGGAGCTGTGCGAAGTTCTGTCGGCAGCCGAGTTCTCCCAGAAGATCACGGATGTGCTGATCGAGGCTGCGCCCAGCATGACGGGCGGGCAGATCCTCCAAGTGCGCGGGCAGCTCGTTGCGTTCGCGCAGCGCAACGGCTGGGTGGAAGCCTGACGGCGCACTGAATTAGAACCGTATGCCCGGCCGGGACGCAGAGTGTCCAGGCCGGGCATACGGCGCTGAGCGCCGTATTATCAACGGCTCAACGGCTCAACGGCTCAACGGCTCAACGGCTCAACGGCTCAACGGCTCAACGGCTCAACGGCTCAACGGCTCAACGGCTCAACGGCTCAACGGCCCAACGGCTTTGGGCTCAGGCCGGCCAATCTTTCTGTCTCCCACTGAGCCTTTTCATCTTGGTCGATCCGCAGCCGCGACGCTGGAAGTCCGACGGTACGAGGCTGCCGCAAGCGGCGTAGCAGCCTTGGCTCATCCTCGCAACCGACACCGCCGGGGGTTCTCAGCGGTCTTCTCGCGAGGACAGCCCGGACGCCGCGTATTGGTCATATACAAGTCCTGGTCATACACAAATCCGGGATTCCACAGCCGAGAAGGCCGCTGAGGTTCCGCTTCCCGCACCGCAACGCAAGAAGAGGTTGGGCAGCGCTCATTGGGAGTGCATTTGTCAAGAGGTAGTCGAGCACTCATTGCGCGAATGGGCACGGCAGCGGTGGTTTAAGGTGCTGAATTTCCTCGTGCGTTTGTTCGGACTCACGGCTGGTCCTTGAATAGTTCGGCAATCGTGTTCGCCGGCGGCGTCGTGCCATCGCGCTCAGATGAGCGCAATTCTGAACGGTGCCGGCCGACGCGGGGAGGAAGGTGCGTTGCCGATGCGGGCTGCGATCATCAGCCAGCGGCGGGCGATCAGCGTGGGTGAGATACCTGATCCGGAACCAGGCTTGGGGCAGGTTCAACCAGGTCGAACGCTGGTTCGGCGAATTGACCACCAAACTCCCGTAGACACCGCGCCGGGGTGGCTCCACTGAACGTGCCAGCTCAGGGCGTCCAGAGCCATCTGCCCCATGTCCCTCAGTACTCGGCCGCAGTCGGCTCCGCCGACAGGGCACACGAGCCACACGCGCCCGTCGATCACGGTCACGTGCAACCAGGGTGTCTCAGTTACCCGTGCATGCAGACCCATACGCACCATCCCAAATCGGACAATCGTGGTGAACGTGAGTATAGACCGAGATCGCGTTGAACGTGGTAGACGGCAAGCAACCACCTGAACGGGTGCATACGGTTGAACCGTGGCAAACGAGTACCTCACGACTGGACAGGTGGCGAAGCGGCTGGGGATCACGCCGAGCACGCTTGCTCGGTATGTCCGAGAGGGTCTGCTACAGCCATCGTTGACGCTGCCGAGCGGTCATCACCGCTGGTTGTGGGATGACGTTGTCCGCCAAATGCAGCAGCAGCGCGAATAAGTAGGCCCGCAAAGTGCGCGATGTTAAAGAAAGCGCCTTTGTGTAGTCCTTGATCCCATTACGGTCACTTATGGGTGGAGTGATCACGGAGGGGAGACGTTTACGCCATGACAGGACCAACCGGGTTCGAATCTATGGTCGGTCAACTCGGCGGTTTACAGCAGCAGGCGCAAGGACTACGCGCAGCGGTTGACTCGGGCCAGCTGGTCATGGACCCAAAGGCTACCGAGGCCGTTGCGAAGGTCTACGAAGGCAAGGCAGACGAGTTGGCCTTTCTGGTCGCGGATACAGATGATCTCATCGCGCATGGTGCCTACGGCGACTGCTACATCGGTCGTCAACTGGGAGATAAGTTCCGGCTCAAGGTCGAGCATCCCGAAACCGGAGTTATCGCGATGGTGCGGAAGATGCAGGAGATCCTTAAAGGCATGGCTCAGGCGTACCGCGACTCAGCGCGCGAGATGGCCAACACCGACGAAGAGCACGCCCGCAACCTCCGCAAGTAGGGGATTCTGATCTGATGAGGACCATGCGTAGGACACGATCCGCTGTTGCCTTCGGCCTGTTTGCTGTGGCAGGGCTCCTTCTCGCCGGATGTGGTGGCGGAGGAGGCAGCTCCGAGACCACTTCAACGAGCGAGGTACCGAAGTCTTCTTCGCTGGCGAGCTTTGACCCGTGCACGGTCTTGACCCCCGACGAGTTGCGTTCGTTCGGTGTCGATACGGACATGAAGAAGGACGCAGACAAGGGCCTAGGAGACGTGGGCTGCAAGTTCATGGGAGACCCGTTCGTACTGGGACTCACCAAGTCCGAGAACGACGATCTTGCGGCTTGGGAGCAGCGGCGAAGCAACTTCGACAAGCTTGAGTCGAACACGGTCGCGGGTCGCAAGGGCCTCGTGGGTATCACGAAC
This genomic interval carries:
- a CDS encoding DUF3558 domain-containing protein, translating into MRTMRRTRSAVAFGLFAVAGLLLAGCGGGGGSSETTSTSEVPKSSSLASFDPCTVLTPDELRSFGVDTDMKKDADKGLGDVGCKFMGDPFVLGLTKSENDDLAAWEQRRSNFDKLESNTVAGRKGLVGITNGSTGKGVCRQILEAGSGSVTVQVTYTDPETGKAKDPCADTMKVAEAVAPKLPQ
- a CDS encoding cold shock domain-containing protein, which codes for MKYDGTRGFGFIEPDAGGEDVFLHASILDEQLKQVLQGGMRVQFEEASSNQGTKAVAVRLLGAVSQTPAAQVLGVKQERDDEELCEVLSAAEFSQKITDVLIEAAPSMTGGQILQVRGQLVAFAQRNGWVEA
- a CDS encoding MerR family transcriptional regulator, yielding MANEYLTTGQVAKRLGITPSTLARYVREGLLQPSLTLPSGHHRWLWDDVVRQMQQQRE